A DNA window from Gillisia sp. Hel1_33_143 contains the following coding sequences:
- a CDS encoding PKD domain-containing protein — MKYIKHLLVLFLVSIVTVSCDDEEVSYALDDLSAPTDVNAKFDISQDEKGLVTVMPTANGATQFEVYFGDETDETPTILNPGETATHTYAEGEFNLRIVAIGLTGLKSELVRVVTISMDAPENLNVDVAISGTNPYEVMVTPTATNATVYDVYFGDMEDEEPTTIMNGETATHIYAEVGDYTVRVVARGAGAATLEYTEEISITGASNAMKFPITFDDATVNYEFVTFDGASFEVVTNPDLSGANTAETKVGAITNSGVAYEGGSFELGTPVDFSGDNKTITIKFWSQKEVSVLMKFEGGVNDERQNEVVATHGGTGWEVMTFNFATSATKSYIDGNQGVGEAFVPTGQYSILTLFVDGGGTMDGTFYIDDIMKAAVDNGDPLKLPLNFDGDLAYAAATTGTTFEVVTNPNQSGINNSDTKVGKVTNNGEQYEALTVQLDEAMDFSSASKTITMKVYSMTAYPVLFKLEAGVNGERANEVEVNHGGTGWEELTFDFATNARKSFVNGDGENGAPFVPTGKYDSFSIFLDFAGTTAGDFYIDDIELNGNGGTDGGETSKEPTTAAPTPSAASANVRSIFSDAYGDPSAVNYYPDWGQSTQYEMVTPGGNAAIKYSDVNYQGIDLGEEIDVTGFDKVHIDVWSGDYTSIDFYLISKASGEQKVALNVAPNKWNSLEISLKDFTDQNLSLNDIFQFKFDVQPEVGGTFFIDNLYFSKSGTTTGGGTDNGGETPSGTAPYSPINFEAGGYGANFTWNVFENAGNPALEIVDNPSKTGINTSSKVAKFTALKDGQPYAGVESKRNADLGDFKFDASNKIVKVMVYKTTISNVGLKFSEANGEAQLEILVPNTKINEWEELTFDLSGSIGAGVTGVITQIIIFPDFQDRDADNVVYFDNITFGSN; from the coding sequence CTGCACCTACAGACGTAAATGCGAAATTTGATATCTCTCAAGACGAAAAAGGTTTAGTAACTGTTATGCCAACGGCAAACGGTGCTACGCAATTTGAGGTTTATTTTGGAGATGAAACTGACGAAACTCCTACCATCCTTAATCCGGGTGAAACAGCAACTCATACGTATGCAGAAGGAGAATTTAATTTAAGAATTGTTGCTATTGGTCTTACCGGTTTAAAAAGTGAATTGGTAAGAGTGGTGACAATCTCTATGGATGCTCCAGAAAATCTAAATGTAGATGTTGCAATCTCAGGAACCAATCCTTATGAAGTGATGGTTACACCTACCGCAACCAATGCTACCGTGTACGATGTTTACTTTGGAGATATGGAAGATGAAGAGCCTACAACTATTATGAATGGAGAAACTGCAACTCATATCTATGCAGAAGTAGGAGATTATACCGTAAGAGTTGTTGCTAGAGGTGCCGGAGCAGCTACCTTAGAATACACAGAAGAAATCTCAATTACTGGTGCTTCTAATGCAATGAAATTCCCTATAACTTTTGATGATGCAACTGTTAACTATGAATTTGTAACATTTGATGGAGCATCGTTTGAAGTGGTCACTAATCCAGATCTTTCTGGAGCAAATACAGCTGAAACTAAAGTTGGCGCTATTACAAACAGTGGTGTAGCATATGAAGGTGGATCTTTCGAATTGGGAACACCGGTAGATTTTAGTGGAGATAATAAGACAATTACAATAAAATTCTGGTCTCAGAAAGAAGTGTCTGTATTAATGAAGTTTGAAGGTGGTGTTAATGATGAGCGCCAAAATGAAGTAGTAGCAACGCATGGTGGAACAGGATGGGAAGTAATGACATTCAATTTTGCAACTAGTGCTACAAAAAGTTATATAGATGGGAATCAAGGTGTAGGTGAAGCATTTGTTCCTACAGGACAATATTCTATCCTAACATTATTTGTTGATGGTGGAGGAACAATGGATGGTACTTTCTACATAGATGATATTATGAAAGCTGCTGTAGATAATGGAGATCCTTTGAAATTACCTTTGAATTTTGATGGAGATTTAGCATATGCAGCTGCAACTACTGGTACTACTTTTGAAGTTGTAACCAACCCAAATCAATCTGGAATTAATAATAGCGATACTAAAGTTGGTAAAGTAACCAATAATGGAGAGCAATACGAAGCTCTTACAGTGCAGCTTGATGAAGCTATGGACTTTTCTAGTGCAAGTAAAACTATTACTATGAAAGTTTATTCTATGACCGCTTATCCTGTATTATTTAAATTAGAGGCTGGTGTTAATGGAGAAAGAGCTAATGAAGTGGAAGTAAATCATGGTGGAACTGGTTGGGAAGAGCTAACTTTTGACTTTGCAACTAATGCTAGAAAGAGTTTTGTAAATGGAGATGGTGAGAACGGAGCACCTTTTGTTCCAACAGGAAAATATGACTCTTTCTCTATCTTCTTAGACTTTGCAGGAACAACTGCTGGAGATTTTTATATAGATGATATTGAGTTGAATGGAAATGGTGGAACAGACGGAGGTGAAACTTCTAAAGAACCAACAACAGCCGCTCCAACACCTTCTGCAGCATCTGCTAATGTAAGATCTATTTTTAGTGACGCTTATGGAGATCCTTCAGCTGTTAATTATTATCCAGACTGGGGACAGTCTACACAATATGAAATGGTAACTCCGGGAGGAAACGCTGCTATTAAATATAGTGATGTTAATTACCAAGGGATAGACCTTGGTGAAGAAATAGATGTAACAGGTTTTGATAAAGTTCATATAGATGTATGGTCTGGAGATTATACTTCTATAGATTTTTACTTGATCAGTAAAGCTTCTGGAGAACAAAAAGTTGCTTTAAATGTAGCACCAAATAAGTGGAATAGTTTAGAGATATCTTTAAAAGACTTCACAGATCAGAACCTTAGCCTAAACGATATTTTCCAATTTAAATTTGATGTTCAGCCAGAAGTTGGAGGTACCTTTTTTATAGACAATCTATATTTTTCTAAATCTGGAACTACAACAGGAGGTGGAACAGATAACGGAGGAGAAACTCCTAGTGGTACAGCTCCTTACAGCCCAATTAATTTTGAAGCTGGTGGTTACGGTGCAAATTTCACTTGGAACGTATTTGAAAATGCAGGAAATCCTGCATTAGAGATCGTAGATAATCCAAGTAAGACCGGAATTAATACATCTTCAAAAGTGGCTAAATTTACCGCCTTGAAAGATGGCCAGCCTTATGCGGGTGTAGAGTCTAAAAGAAATGCAGATCTAGGAGATTTTAAATTTGATGCTTCTAATAAGATCGTAAAGGTGATGGTTTACAAAACTACTATTAGTAATGTAGGTCTTAAATTTTCTGAAGCAAATGGAGAAGCTCAACTAGAGATCTTGGTTCCAAATACTAAGATAAATGAATGGGAAGAACTAACCTTTGATCTTTCAGGAAGTATTGGTGCTGGTGTTACAGGAGTGATCACCCAAATAATTATCTTCCCTGATTTTCAAGATAGAGATGCAGATAACGTAGTTTATTTTGACAACATCACTTTTGGAAGTAACTAA